A window of Asterias amurensis chromosome 10, ASM3211899v1 genomic DNA:
GCTGATATTGCTCTCTAAATGGTTCCACCAAGCTCAGCCGAGAACTTCACCTTCAAACGCTACTACTGCTACTAAGGACATACTGCACTTTGCCCAGTTTCAGAAATTGCTCACTGGTCAATTCAGCTCTTCCTCTTTGCCAGATAGCTCTGAAGATGCTAAGACCATGTTCCACTCTGAAGTCAGGGACAGCTAGTTGTCTCATCGCCAACATCAGCAGCATGACTGGTTCCGTGACAGAGCTGAGATACTACTTCCGGCTCGTAAGGCTAAGCGCATAGCTAGAGCTAAGGCCTGCTTACATAATACTCGCTCCTTCAAGGCAAGGCTTCGAGTTGCAAAGGCTGATTTTCAATGTCTAACCCGCACATCCCCCAGTCGTTACTGAACcgaggccaatttcatagagctgcttaagcaacaaaatttcttaagcacgaaaatagcttgcttattttacacattttaattctggccaaaatttcatgccatatacattgcttgtgactggtatttagctactgtttacttagcataacaattgagtggagtattGGCcggtttgcttaagcaacattttgtgcttaagcagctctatgaaattgggccctggtcttaatGATCGTATTCAACGGTATGTCAACTCAGTTGATACAAATATATCAAAGACGCCCCGACCCTACTCCTAAGGAATCCTCTTTGCTGCTCTCAGCAAGTACACTGGTTGCTCTCAGCAAGTGGTGAGGTTTTCATTGATCCTTCAGTAGAGCTGGACCGCTAGACAGAGTACTACAGTTCGATGTATGCTAGAGATGTTGAAGTGGACACTGCTGTCATAACTTCACTGCCAACAATTCCAACTCTTCGTGATCTTGACAGTGACATCACACTAAATGAAGTAAAGGGTGCCACCATTGGGCTGAAAAGACAAGTCTCCTGGCATGGATGGCACATCGAGCAGAAGTGCCCAGAACGGGAAGTGAGACTCTTGTTGCTGGGCTCCAAAATGTCATTTCAAATTGTTGGAATTATGCTATGCAATACACAATACTTGAAAGGTTATTACTTAATAACATTAACAAGAACAAAGGAAATCAGCTGCTTAATTACAGGGGATCTCTATTCCTAGCTGAGCTGGCAATGTGTTAACTCGTGTGCTATTACATTGGCTGCAGGTCATTGCCAACAAGAGCATCATTTTAGTACAAGGTGTCGTTGTTTTCGATACGTAGGGATGTGTAGTGCTGTGGCATAATGTGTACGTTGAAATACCACCCGTCATTGAGATCAGACTTGCCGCCCAGGCGGACATTCATTATTGAAACAAGATGTGTGTGTCCAACTTCAATTTGAACTTCAATACACTGTATTTAGTTGACCAGCACTCGGCAGTTAACAATCACGAAATGATTTAACAGCAGTacattggtttttaaaatcaaGTGTGCTTCTTGCGAATTTGAAAGCTGGTGCTGTTAGTCACAACACAATCAAGGAAAGTTTGAGCTGTACCTattgctactctcacactagggagaatatgctagcgaatgtgcctacgaacggaaatatttaacaatcgctcaaactttgAAATATTCGCCACAAATTCACTACGTCCGCAAGTCATTCACCACCTCATTACGAAGACCGGTAACTCTATTCTGCTATCAAACGGTTAATATGCTAGCGAATTTGCTAACGCAAGGAAATATTTTACactcgctcaaacttcgcaacattcgccgtgtcttcgtaagcgttggtaacgtTCACAAATTATCCCCCACCttcttacgaagatcggtcaatttacaAACTGGTTTGTAAATTTCAGCAAATGTTTCGAAGACGGTCATTCACCGTCGATTTTCGTAAGATTAGTaaacgttggtaaagcgtgcgtaagtGTTAAAACattcgtaaaggcattggcagTCGTTGGTAAGCACTCGTAATAtattcgtaagatattggtaaggagagggccgaccgaggacgatcgaggACGATCGAGGGTTGAGACCGAGATAAACATATTCACTATTCAACCTTCATGTTGGACGAATTCAACGCGAAATTTAAATTTCATCTTTCATCGAGGGGCGATACGAAGCGCTAcctaaatttcagcgaatgttgcgaagaaggtaattcgccatcgattttcgtaagcattggtataAGGCACTGGTACTGCGTAATAAATTGGTAATTCAAGCGCGAATTTCAAATATCATATTTGCAAgaatattcgcccaagtgtgaaAGTAGCATAAATGAGCGTCGCCAACCTTGCGATATGGGTGGACAGCGCTCCAGTACAAATTAAAGAGGGCACAATTTCACGTCTATTTACCATAAGCACACAATATCTGCGCTTAAGGAAGCAGGACATTTTGCGCTTACGTCAATCATAACGTTTGCTTAAGTGCGTGCACAGAAACTAAACCCTTCCACAGTAAGCATAGAGCGGTGATCGTTAGCCAATGCAGCAATAAGCAGAGCCTTGACTTTCAGGTCAGGTGACACAGTCCACCCGCTCAGACCCGATTTCGACAGTGGACACCTTGTGCAAAATTGCTTGGCTATGCTTACCGTTACCGAAGATGCTCCTCATACGTAGCAAGTTCCTCCTCGCCTACGTGAGGCATATTCCAAATGTTAGCAGGAATTTTTTTGGTTGATGTTCGGCGCTTACAAAGAGTGATGATCGAACGTGACGGTAAGTAGAGACGGGAAATTTGGCCCTACAGAAAAGGGAAAGTGATGGACGGCCAACTTGTTTAGTAATTGTCTTTTGTGATGAGTGGTTTAGCAAGAACACTGCTTTGAAGCGAGTTCAGTTATCAAGTACTTACATTGCAAATTATTAACTCCAACTCAAAAAGCATTACATTGAAGTTACTCAGAGATTGTTCATTTTATTTAGTAATCCTTGAATTGACTGAGAGTAAGATGATAGTTCATCATTTTGGACCACCTCCTGATGGTTATACTCCTGGTCAACACTGGGTCACACAAGTCATGAAACAGGTACCAAAACGGAATCGATGCCAGTCCACTGAAAAAGGTAAGCAGAAACTACTTTGAAGTTCATTGTTTAAATGGTGAACATCTTAACTCCAAAGTACAACCctttggtttttatttgaatACGGTAAGAATATCgagaagtcttatatagcgcacgtccCCACCAATAATGTACTCAATGCGCTGAGTACAAACTttaagaaagataggttattgaagtgatgaattatgGGACCCAATTGTACACATAAtaagagtttacaaggtgctacggcgcactTAGCAATCATAGCCTTGGAACActtgggcgaaccccttctcttttcggcaagtgcactgggttactttacatgcgttacacaacacatgggaccaacggatTCACGTCTCACAGAAGGACCAAGCAATACTGTTAAGTCTAGCTtaacccgaacccacactctgttgattagaaacaccagagtttgaaattcggtgctcttaacggctcgccacgacacttccacgtaTAGAGCCAGGTATACTTAACAAAGAACATATCATTCCACAGGCAACCAACATGGATGGGTTTCAAACCCTTGACTTTGCCATATTAAAGGTTAATGTTTTCAGAACTAGACCGCCGATCTACGTCAATGACTAGAGTCAGTTTGCATCATTCTAGCACAGGGTACCGAAATACATGTTTCTCCTCACAACAAATGATAGCCGATCTACGTCAATGACTAGAGTCAGTTTGCATCATTCTAGCACAGGGTACCGAAATACATGTTTCTCCTCACAACAAATGATAGCCGATCTACGTCAATGACTAGAGTCAGTTCGGATCATTCTAGCACAGGGTACCGAAATACATGTTACTCCTCACAACAAATGATAGCCGATCTACGTCAATGACTAGAGTCAGTTTGCATCATTCTAGCACAGGGTACCGAAATACATGTTTCTCCTCACAACAAATGATAGCCGATCTACGTCAATGACTAGAGTCAGTTCGCATCATTCTAGCACAGGGTACCGAAATACATGTTTCTCCTCACAACAAATGATAGCCGATCTACGTCAATGACTAGAGTCAGTTCGGATCATTCTAGCACAGGGTACCGAAATACATGTTACTCCTCATAACAAATGATTTCAATTTCAATATCATTTTCTCTTGTCTAATCCAACAGATACATTAACCGATTGTCAGGCTTTGCTGGATGCTGGATACAAAGACAATGGTATTTACACTATCCATCCCTACCAGAATGATGAAGGAATTAAAGTGTTTTGTGATAtgacgaagcatacaggctggATTGTAAGTACATGGATTAAAAGGGTAGCTTTATATAGCTTTTGTACTGTCTTTTTGACAGATATGGGggtttaaaatttttcttttgtCCACAAGTTTAAtgcattatttcattttgtccATTTCACCTTTTAAAGACGAACCTGGTCCACTGTTTAACTCAAAGTTTGCAACGTCTTccattttttgttcatgaaaactACTATAGAATAACAGCCAATGCAATaactgttttttaaatgtattaaaATTGAGTCATTACTCCACGAAAATGATTGAATAGCGTGATTTGCATAGATGAATATTTATAACAACTGTGACGTAATTCTACATGTACGAATTTAGTTTTAGAGGGGGTATTATTCATACCGGTTACccatgtttaaaacaaaattgagatAAATCTGACGGCCAAGTCAAAATATTATCATATAAATCATTGCTTTGAAGGTGTTCCAGCGGCGCGTTAATGGGTCAGTCAATTTCAACCGCAGTTGGGCAGAATACAAGAAAGGCTTTGGGTCAATGGATGGTGAGTTCTGGCTTGGCAATGAGATTCTACATAAACTGACTGATGCTGAAGGGAACTGGACAGTCCGTCTGGACCTAACcaatgaagaaaataaaacgGGTCATTTCCTGAAGAAACAGTTCCGCGTCGGACCTTACAattacaccatgtttcttgAGCACTCCGTGTTACCACCAACTGGTATGTCTACTTTTAGTTTGTTCTCACCATTACCAGGGCTCCACTGATTATATTGATAATCTATCAGGTTGTTTTAAAGGCTccatttattgtattttttagaaagaatcACAAACTATGTTTGACGGGCCTGTTCTCAACTACTATATATTGCTTTATGTTAACGTTTCAAAACCGCCATTCAATTTAACATTacattttacacaattaaataTGTTAGTTGACTCCGGGCACGATCTAGACGAGCTATTTTTAATTCAacagttacttaaaataattaaaggctgaattgtttttttttttttttttctttccagttgGTAGATATTGTCGACACAAACTAGGAATGGAAGACGGGAGTATTCCTGATGATAAGATCACAGCATCTAGTCATTGGAGTTCAGTTTTTCCGCCAAGTAATGCACGACTGAATCTGAACGGTTGTTGGGGACCAGCTAAAAATCAACTCGATCATTCATGGCTCCAAATATTTACTGGTTCAGAGCCAGTGCAGATTGAGGGCGTCATCACACAGGGCAGGCCAGACCGTTATTACTGGGTGACACAGTACCAGGTACAATACAGCATTGATGGCACTGCATGGCTGTATGTCAATGGGGACTCTACTCCACAGGTAAGAGTACTCAGCAAAGACACACTCCATCTCGACACACCAATCAAGCTCTACAACCATTATTCATGACCAAAGGcttaattataatttttatttctttattttttccaCCCTGTTTTTTTACAGACTCGTTGGCAACACTGATAAACACCCCAGTTACcaatattcattaaaaacatAACCACTCCAATACTGCAGGACAGCCATTATTTATATCCAAAAAGTTAAATACAATTTGTATGTATTGTTGTCTCCACCTctggtttgtattttgttttacagacaTTCATTGGCAACACTGATGGGAACACCCCAGTTACCAATATATTCCAGCAGCCTATTCAAGCACGGTACATCCGCATCAGACCAACAGCCTGGGTAACATACCCAGACCTACGTATTGAACTCCTTGGATGCAAAGGTATTGTTTCAATCAATCACCACCTTTTCAAACGTCAGGCTTATTGTCACTATaaggattggggtactttttgtaacacaaaacacaaagtctACCGATTTAcctttacatttaacttacacagatTGATGATAATGTCAGTAAAAagcttatataaaaaatattgcttgctgatgtgatgtaatttttgagaaatgtgtaaaacaatgtcacgaaaatacgttttacatgctaaaacaaattttatctcctgagacgaaaattatgttcgtgacttgttttacaaatttctcaaaaactacagcaccagcaacaatttgtttatttaactcACGAACCAGAGCCCAGTTTGAGCCTATCGTGTTATAGAGAAGCCTTTTAAAGACAATCCAAAATTTTACAGAACTGGAGAACAACACATTAAATTCGAAtcttcaatcaatcaaatgtttgtatttacaGTACGCTGGGTATGTAGACAACGCCTTCTTAAGCAAGCCCATATCAATCCAGACGAATCACCACGGCTTCAGATTGACCTGCTGTTAGTAACTCTAGTTGAGGGAGTCATAGCTCAAGGGAAAAATGAACCGTCATTTCAAGTAGAATACAGCCTTGATAACGTTACTTGGGTTTATGTTAGCCACCAGGGAGCACCTGAAGGAGAACCTCAGGTAAATGGTTCTGTCattgcacaaacaaaatttgttttgtacagGGGCACACCGGCTGAATTGGGCTATTTTGGCTACGttatagactaagatatgacttcaaagGTCTGCCAGGAATGGCTAAGAGCAGTCActataaaaatatgttttatgatCCTACACCACTAAATTGCGTatacggtgagccggtgtgcctCTTTAAATTGACGAGTTTTGTTTCTCGTGGACTTGTTACTCAACTTAGctttaaacaaagacaatttgGTAATCCCAAAAACTCGTACGCACAAGGAACATTGCAACATTATgaacaatgttttactttgtgacTAAATAAAAGTAAAGGTATAAACCAAATTTGCCTTAATCATGTTGTTCTATCTCCTGTGCTACAGACATTCCATGGTAATACTCTGCAATCCGCACCGCTAACCAACGTGTTTAAGCAGCCGATCCGAGCACGTTTCATCCGTGTCACTCAAACAGACGTCGGACATCCAGCCGTAAGCATTGAACTCATTGGATGCAGAAGTAAGTTCCTTGAAAATAATAACCCAACTGAATTGTAATTCCAACTGCTGGTGTGGTTTTACTTGTTGGTTTGGATTTAATCTTaatataaagaaataaaaacgatCTGAAACGTGTGTAAAGCAAGCCTTGTATTAAAGTGTTTTGCAacagtatagcctgctaatttacacctttcagtatagcctgctaatttacaccttccagtatagcctgctaatttacacctttcagtatagcctgctaatttacacctttcagtatagcctgctaatttacacctttcagtatagcctgctaatttacacctttcagtatagcctgctaatttacacttttcagtatagcctgctaatttacacctttcagtatagcctgctaatttacacctttcagtatagcctgctaatttacacctttcagtatagcctgctaatttacacctttcagtatagcctgctaatttacacctttcagtatagcctgctagTTTACACCTTTCAGTATAGGCTGCTAATTTACACatttcagtatagcctgctaatttacacctttcagtatagcctgctaatttacacctttcagtatagcctgctaatttacacctttcagtatagcctgctaatttacacctttcagtatagcctgctaatttacacctttcagtatagcctgctaatttacacatttcagtatagcctgctaatttacacatttcagtatagcctgctaatttacacctttcagtatagcctgctaatttacacctttcagtatagcctgctaatttacacctttcagtatagcctgctaatttacacctttGATACAACTTGTATTCTGGAACACGCGtgcagtaattttttttaaaaacaaaaaagcttaCCAGACATTAAAAATTGCTTACTTAATTTgtgaaaaagtacctgaatcctttaaaAGAGCATCAactaatatttgtattttattttgtttttccagatgATATTCTTGAGACTGCCAACAATCAAGCCTTCAGCATTCACCATCATACAAATAATAACCAACACGACACAAACTGCCCAGGTCTGAATAGTGAAGGAGGATGGTGGTTTAATAGATGCTCTGGTATTCCTGGTGTAGACAATAACCTTAATGCTGAATATATCCAACCTGGTGATACTATGGGTCCATACAAACGAGTTATTAGAGCTACTGAATGGAATGGTTCTCGTATTGTAAAGACTGAAATCAAAATACGCCGCCAATCTCCACCTCGTGGCTAAAAATATTTCAGGATGAAAATTTGCTAAGCCCATTGACAGTCAAATGATTAGGAAACGCACAATCGCATGTTGGTGCGTTTATTTGTCAAATTGAAAAGCTGTTCAGCCGAGTATTAaacatgtgttacaaaaatccATTTAAAATTTGGTCTTTCACCGTCAAAAGATCAAGAAACGCAGATTAGTATGTTTGTGCATTATTTATCATACCCACATAACGGTTTGCcatacaagatggcgacttttcatggcaaaaagggttattcaatacggccGTCAGCTAAAACAAAACGAATGCAGCATGACTGGTAACCTGGTATTTTACTTGGCTAAAAATTGTTAAGCACTATTTTTTTCTTAACGTTTACTCACCCTCAAGTACACTCACTTAAACAGAAGCAAGCTCACACACCAATGAGAGCGGACTACTTGCTCTATGActtgtttgttcttttaagaGATGCAAAGCTTTACTACGATTGTAGAGTATATCAACCGCAGCCTGAAGTTAAATTGACATTCACATTGAGTAAGAACCGATTGGCGGTTTGGAATTATACGGCGTATTCAGATCAAGCTCTTAgtgtgtaaacaaaaaactgctttcggctgaaaatatatttttagatTACGTAATTGAATTTGCCAGGTTTGCCctaaaatttatttattcatattgTGCACTTATTAAGCATTGTTTCAATCAAAGTAGTTTTGAATTGTATTTCGTAGATAGCTGCTGAAACCATCTTTAAAATTCAGAAGAAGTTATCACATTAATGTAAAGTTAAATAAACTTGTCGTACACAAGGGATACCTAAAAACAAACTGGTAAACAAGTTAATGTTACTCTACGGTTTAGGGGAAACACAGGTAGAAATGAATTTATGGGCAATGAGTGGGGTTTAacttaaggaaaacaaaacctttgtaattgatttgaattttacAGAGTTCCAATTTTAAGAATGGTTTATTGTAGAGGTTGAtgtaaacaacaatatttaaaaggGTTTATGAATATAGCGAACGGAATATTTAACTTGTCTGCACAAATTAAAGGAAGAAGTATTAAGTAGTTAGCAATGccgctttaaaaaaatataactttATACAAATGTTCAGTGACTTTATCAAAATCACGCAAATGTAATactttgactgtttttttttctacaaacaaaaaGGCACAGCGTTTTGTCCCTTTTACCCAGCAAGTTAACTTGTCAAACAGCCATATCAAACAATGCGTACCGTGGTAAAATGAAACAGTTGCCATGGTAATACGTTAACCTTTTCAGTTTGTTCACCTGTATATGTAACATTAAAACAAGTCttttaaaacaagtcacgagcTTTGTGGTGATCAACATCCCCCTAACATACCATAACAACATTGAAGGAAAATTATTACATTGTGTTCCCATGCCTAATTATCGATGGTTTTGATGTAATTTCGTTAGAGATActctaagggccttgtcacacaaggccaATTTTACATGGCGGCAAACCAACTGCAGTGAATGTTACAGGACTACTTTGGAGGCAAATTTGTCAAACAATGGAGTTCTGTTCCCAGTTGGACAAACAACTTAGCCTTGCAAGGGAAAGATTTGTTCTTGAAACTTGAACAGAAACCTTCAAACATATCATTATGTATACAACTTTTAACAACGACTGCTGAATGATAAATGAACAGAGAAGTTGTACCTGTGCTTTGACATAGGTGGGAATACTTttacaaaacttttgttttccaaTCTTAAGTATTACATTTCAGCTTGATTCAAGAACTTTTGTCACATGCAATTTTCACTAAATTTTAACTTAATTTAATTAATATCTGCACCTATCAATATTTGTGTGTTAAGGTAGTATTATATTGGTGTTGATTAATATGGTAAATTATTGGTAAAATTGTCATCTCATAAACCATTTTCAAGACtaggtttaaacaaaaatgtttttaaaattaaatacatcAAAGCTGCGATTGAGTAgaataataaaaacagtttcATATTTGTCAACAAAGCAAACATGGCAAAAAACCTTAAAAGAAACATTACGTTTTACCAAACTgtggtaaaaagaaaaaaaaaaactttgttttaagaATTGTTTCTGATTTTAAGTGTTGTTATTcaattgtaattgttttgaaaagttcCTAAATTTAGGGGAAAAGTGTTTATTTTAGTGGTGGTACTTGCcgttaattgtttaaaaaattcagTAACTAGGGCAATGAGTTGGATTCAAATCCCGGTCGCTGGGTATGTATGGCTAGATGGAAGATATGTAGTTATTGTGAGTGTTTGGATTAAGTTATAATGACTTATAAGTGACAACATGTCTGTCTACAGAGAGCTGAAATGGTTTAGGGGATAAAACAATAATCCGCAAAACTTATGGAAATTGTAAACAGAACAACCAATGTTGGTGGTATGTGTCAATGTAATCAAATAAGAATTACAAGCAAGCAAACTCAAGACGAGACAAACACATGAACACACTTGATAGTTAGCGGTTAAAATAGGTCACAGCTACTTGTTAAAAATCATTCAACTAAATTTTAAGTAAGAAGTAGATCATTATTGATTTACAAAGTCTCTTGGTTTTAGTGGAACAAAACATGATAAACTAGACTAAAATGGTACCAGAAAGATATCTTTTGAACAacgataatattattataattgacATTTATTTCTGAACACTGACCTTCAAAAGTTAAAAGCAAACGATGGTAACGAGCATCAACTGGTACTTGTTTTATAGTTCGCTATGGTAAGCAATGGAGTTCATAACATCTGGTGACCAAGCAGGTATTTTACACTATCACAGACGGTTTGTTAAAGTTTTGAATTCTGAACAATTCATAATCAAATGAGAAATCAATAATATTTATCTAAGATTATTATATAATCAGTCATGATAACTTTTAAACCTTTCAACATTTGTTGAGTTATTATGTATTATTATATCGATGTATGTATTAATGTTAATAGTTGAAATCATTGTTAAATGCTAGAATTCTCTTAGAAAAATAAAGTTGACTTAAAAGGAAGAATTGCAATGGTCGATAAAGGTCGATAATAATTATAACGTCACTATTCAAGTGCGCAAAACTGCACGCTGTAG
This region includes:
- the LOC139942739 gene encoding coagulation factor VIII-like encodes the protein MIERDVILELTESKMIVHHFGPPPDGYTPGQHWVTQVMKQVPKRNRCQSTEKDTLTDCQALLDAGYKDNGIYTIHPYQNDEGIKVFCDMTKHTGWIVFQRRVNGSVNFNRSWAEYKKGFGSMDGEFWLGNEILHKLTDAEGNWTVRLDLTNEENKTGHFLKKQFRVGPYNYTMFLEHSVLPPTVGRYCRHKLGMEDGSIPDDKITASSHWSSVFPPSNARLNLNGCWGPAKNQLDHSWLQIFTGSEPVQIEGVITQGRPDRYYWVTQYQVQYSIDGTAWLYVNGDSTPQTFIGNTDGNTPVTNIFQQPIQARYIRIRPTAWVTYPDLRIELLGCKVRWVCRQRLLKQAHINPDESPRLQIDLLLVTLVEGVIAQGKNEPSFQVEYSLDNVTWVYVSHQGAPEGEPQTFHGNTLQSAPLTNVFKQPIRARFIRVTQTDVGHPAVSIELIGCRNDILETANNQAFSIHHHTNNNQHDTNCPGLNSEGGWWFNRCSGIPGVDNNLNAEYIQPGDTMGPYKRVIRATEWNGSRIVKTEIKIRRQSPPRG